In a single window of the Nocardioides massiliensis genome:
- a CDS encoding DUF2958 domain-containing protein — protein sequence MTDLHEHDEARGHSLVPTPEELVAMPRLYATDGKPFAQKVIHLRYFAGSSAQWLIAEADPASWVMFGWCDLGLGMPEWGYVSLHELAGLRLSVPYPAFAERDLYWSPRTFGECGV from the coding sequence GTGACCGACCTACACGAGCACGATGAGGCGCGAGGCCACTCCCTCGTGCCCACCCCTGAGGAGTTGGTGGCCATGCCGCGCCTCTACGCCACCGATGGAAAGCCCTTCGCGCAGAAGGTCATCCACCTCCGCTACTTCGCGGGGTCGAGCGCCCAGTGGCTTATCGCCGAGGCGGACCCCGCGTCGTGGGTGATGTTCGGGTGGTGCGACCTGGGGCTCGGCATGCCTGAGTGGGGTTACGTGAGCCTCCATGAGCTAGCAGGTCTGCGCCTCAGCGTCCCCTACCCCGCCTTCGCGGAGCGTGACCTCTACTGGTCGCCGCGCACCTTCGGAGAGTGTGGTGTCTGA
- a CDS encoding TauD/TfdA family dioxygenase, which translates to MDGRPTLAEHGVATDALRSLMATGFATFQSRRDAQPAIASLGIEDSPTTLVPKPKATSDPWSHSDLYGYGAFPWHTDGAVATTPPRWMVLECERLERASHTELLDLPAELLDRLRRLPMRVRDRNGRVRFLSAYRVVNGVRCLRWDPRVCVVKDTELSHLIGQQPPTVLCEWAAGRVVIVDNWRLLHRRPAVDPGAARTLLRTYVRTH; encoded by the coding sequence ATGGACGGACGGCCGACCCTCGCGGAGCACGGTGTGGCCACGGACGCCCTCCGAAGCCTCATGGCGACGGGCTTCGCGACATTCCAGTCGCGTCGTGATGCGCAGCCCGCTATCGCTTCGCTCGGCATCGAAGACTCGCCCACCACCCTGGTGCCGAAGCCCAAGGCGACGTCTGATCCCTGGAGCCACTCCGACCTCTACGGCTATGGCGCCTTCCCATGGCATACGGACGGGGCTGTGGCCACGACACCACCTCGGTGGATGGTCCTGGAGTGTGAACGGCTGGAGAGGGCTTCCCACACAGAGCTTCTTGACCTCCCTGCCGAGCTTCTCGACCGTCTGCGGCGCCTCCCCATGCGCGTGCGCGACCGGAACGGGAGAGTTCGCTTCCTCTCCGCCTACAGGGTGGTCAATGGCGTGCGCTGTCTGCGGTGGGACCCGCGCGTCTGCGTCGTCAAGGACACGGAGCTGTCCCACCTCATCGGCCAGCAACCGCCCACCGTCCTGTGCGAGTGGGCAGCGGGACGCGTTGTCATCGTGGACAACTGGCGTCTTCTCCACAGAAGGCCCGCCGTCGACCCCGGCGCCGCCCGGACTCTTCTACGCACTTATGTGAGGACGCACTGA
- a CDS encoding mismatch-specific DNA-glycosylase: MLPDLLRPGLAVVFCGTAVATASAARGHYYSGPGNKFWQLLHEAGFTPILLCPEDDASLLDHGVGLTDLVKGVAQSHDAGLDYSGTSSVAAHIVAASPAWVAFNGLTAGRAAATQLGLARKKEVALGEQPWGIGASRVFVLPSSSGANAGMPYTEKLKWWRELYERASTDS; the protein is encoded by the coding sequence ATGCTGCCCGACCTCCTACGCCCCGGCCTCGCCGTCGTCTTCTGCGGCACCGCCGTCGCCACTGCCTCCGCCGCGCGCGGCCACTACTACAGCGGCCCCGGCAACAAGTTTTGGCAACTACTCCATGAAGCGGGGTTCACCCCCATACTCCTCTGCCCCGAAGACGACGCGAGCCTACTCGACCACGGCGTCGGCCTCACCGACCTCGTGAAGGGAGTGGCGCAAAGCCATGACGCGGGCCTGGACTACAGCGGGACCTCCTCCGTCGCGGCGCACATCGTGGCCGCTTCCCCGGCGTGGGTGGCGTTCAACGGCCTCACCGCGGGGCGCGCCGCCGCCACGCAACTGGGCCTCGCGCGCAAGAAGGAAGTGGCGCTGGGGGAGCAACCCTGGGGCATCGGCGCGAGCCGAGTCTTCGTCCTCCCAAGTAGCAGTGGCGCCAACGCGGGCATGCCCTACACCGAGAAGCTCAAATGGTGGCGCGAGTTGTATGAGCGTGCGAGCACTGACTCCTGA